A stretch of DNA from Deltaproteobacteria bacterium CG11_big_fil_rev_8_21_14_0_20_42_23:
GATCGTAAAATGTTTCCCAAATCGCTACAGGCACATTCACCCCAAGTTGCCACCAGTCGGTAAGACCAAGTGCTGCACCAAGGTTGGCCATGAGCAAATCGTCTACAATTCCAGCTCTGCGGGTACCCGTTTGATCTGCAAACTCAAGGGGCTCGAAGGCGTAATCGAAGTAGGCTCCAACATTGAAGCGCCATTGTTGCAAGGTGGATGACTGACGTTGCGTGATGTATCGTCCGCCATCATTCGCGGGTTCGAAGATAACCACATCGGCATTGTCAACACCTGCGAAACTTGTTGAAGCAAAAGCAAAACAGACCAACAAAATGAATAAAAAAGCCTTTAACGATCGATGCAACATGTTCCCTCCAACGTGTGAATATCTTTGATTTTTCGCGATATAATTCGAGGTCCTCTCGAAAGTCAAGAAACGAAGCAAAGTGCTTGCAGAAATAATAATGAAGTCTTTCTTGCTTGGATGTTTTCTTGAAAAAAAAATTTCCCCATAAGCACTCTTTGCATGCTTGCCATCCGATAATACTTTCACAAGCACTCGAAGAAATTGACTTTCTGAATTACGAGTGTAAAATCAGCGGCTTAAAGGAATTTCATCTATGGCCGACCAAAGCAGTAGCCAAGAAAAGACCGAAGAAGCAACGCCCAAGCGGATGAGAGAGTCGCGGAAGAAGGGCCAAGTTGCAAAATCAAAAGACTTGAACACAGTTGTTATCCTCATTGGAGCCTTCGCGCTTATTGTGGCGTGTAAAGGCTTCATCGCCAAAGAACTGCTATCACTGATGCAGCAAAGTTTTGATGTGGCCACCACAAAAGATCTTTCGGCCGACATGCTTTTTTTGCAAGTGCGTGAAGCCTATTATTCCTACATAAAAGCCTCGAGTCCATTTCTCATCGCCATCACCGTTATCGCCTTTGCGGTTGCGTTTTTCCAAATCGGCCCCATTTTTTCTGCCGAGCCTATGAAGCCGCAACTCAAGCGCATCAACATCATCGAAAATGTGAAAAACATGTTTAAGATGACAACTCTGATTGAGCTTTTGAAAAACATCGCAAAAATTAGCCTCATTTTTTTCATCGCCTATCTGGTGATGAGTGATTCTCTGCGTGAAATTGTGTTGTCCACAACCGCAACACCCGACCAATCAAGTCAAGTGGCTTCAAAAATCGTTGCGGAGTTTCTGATGAAGGTGTTCGTCATCTTTATTATCATCGCTGTTATTGATTTTGCGGTTCAGCGTTGGCAGCACAAAAAGCAAATGCGCATGTCGAAGGATGAAGTGAAGCGGGAATACAAGCAAGACGAAGGTGACCCGATGATCAAAAGCCAGCGAAGGCAGCTGCATCAAGAACTTGCCAACAGCGACATGAAGCAAGCCGTGGGCATGTCGGACGCTGTCATCACCAATCCAACCCATTTAGCTATTGCCGTTCAGTATGATGACAAAGAAATGGCAGCACCCATGATCACCGCAAAAGGCCAGCGTCTCTTCGCCGAAAAAATAAAAGAGTACGCGGAAGAAGCTGGCGTGCCCATCGTCCATAATCCTCCCCTTGCCTGGACCTTACTGGAACTGGAAATTGGCGACGAAATTCCCGATGAACTTTACCAAGCCGTGGCGGAAGTGTTGGTGTATGTGTATACGATGAAGGAGTAGCTTTCTATTTTTTTGCTTTTCCATCGCACCATTGTCCTATTGTCCCATTGCCCTATTGCCCTAGAAAACCATTGAACTAAATATTGCCTTTCCTGAAAAGACACGTTAACAAGTGCCGCCATGGCGGATGAAACTCACAATCCAAAACCTTCTCAAGCTGGTCAGTATTACCTTACCGAGAAAATTGCTCAAGGTGG
This window harbors:
- the flhB gene encoding flagellar biosynthesis protein FlhB yields the protein MADQSSSQEKTEEATPKRMRESRKKGQVAKSKDLNTVVILIGAFALIVACKGFIAKELLSLMQQSFDVATTKDLSADMLFLQVREAYYSYIKASSPFLIAITVIAFAVAFFQIGPIFSAEPMKPQLKRINIIENVKNMFKMTTLIELLKNIAKISLIFFIAYLVMSDSLREIVLSTTATPDQSSQVASKIVAEFLMKVFVIFIIIAVIDFAVQRWQHKKQMRMSKDEVKREYKQDEGDPMIKSQRRQLHQELANSDMKQAVGMSDAVITNPTHLAIAVQYDDKEMAAPMITAKGQRLFAEKIKEYAEEAGVPIVHNPPLAWTLLELEIGDEIPDELYQAVAEVLVYVYTMKE